A stretch of Bacillota bacterium DNA encodes these proteins:
- the rplO gene encoding 50S ribosomal protein L15, with protein sequence MQIHDLKPNPGARKKAKRVGRGIGSGLGKTSTRGHKGQKARSGGAKGPGFEGGQMPLQRRLPKRGFTNTFGTEYTVVNLDRLDAVFEANTEVTPELLLETGVIKKIGDGVKVLGKGEVTKPFVVKAHRFSKSAVEKIEAAGGKAQVI encoded by the coding sequence GTGCAGATTCATGATCTGAAACCGAACCCAGGGGCAAGAAAGAAAGCGAAACGGGTTGGTCGCGGGATTGGCTCTGGCCTAGGTAAAACCTCCACCCGGGGTCATAAAGGGCAGAAAGCCAGATCCGGGGGTGCCAAGGGCCCTGGATTTGAGGGAGGCCAAATGCCATTGCAGCGCCGCCTGCCCAAGCGCGGGTTTACCAACACCTTTGGTACGGAGTACACCGTTGTCAATCTGGATCGGTTGGACGCAGTGTTCGAGGCCAATACCGAGGTTACACCGGAACTGTTGCTGGAAACAGGCGTCATCAAGAAGATTGGCGATGGCGTGAAGGTATTAGGTAAGGGCGAAGTCACGAAGCCCTTCGTAGTGAAGGCGCACCGTTTCTCCAAGAGCGCAGTAGAGAAGATTGAGGCGGCAGGTGGAAAGGCGCAGGTGATTTAA
- the rpmD gene encoding 50S ribosomal protein L30, whose protein sequence is MSKQLKITLVKSGAGRSRDQKATLEALGLRKLGMTVVKPDNPAVRGMVAKVQHLVEVEE, encoded by the coding sequence ATGAGTAAGCAACTGAAGATTACTCTGGTAAAGAGTGGTGCAGGCAGGAGTAGGGACCAGAAAGCTACCCTGGAAGCCTTGGGATTACGTAAGCTCGGGATGACCGTGGTCAAGCCCGACAATCCGGCTGTACGTGGCATGGTGGCGAAGGTACAGCATTTGGTTGAGGTAGAAGAGTAG
- the secY gene encoding preprotein translocase subunit SecY gives MLAALRNAFKIPELRKRILYTVALLVVFRIGTHAPVPGVDARALAEGLNIAGGGIFGFLDMFAGGALERFSLFAMGVSPYITASIILQLLTAVVPSLEALAKEGPEGRRKLQDYTRYGTVVLGIFQALGTTMLARNYGVLAFPGLGGILLIVVTLTAGTVFLMWLGEKITENGIGNGVSLLIFTGIVARLPGSTWLTIRSIGQGGLSPVSFIAFLVIAVVVIGGVILIQEGQRRIPVQYAKRVVGRRVYGGQSTYIPLRVNQAGVMPVIFASSVLTFPLTLAQFIPALSGLTRWLDVGTIGYNILYVALTIFFTYFYTAVTFDPKDIADNMRKHGGFIPGLRPGWPTTQYLERVLTRITLVGAIFLAVIAVSPYLMATITRVPMNLFYFGGTGLLIMVGVALDTMKQIEAHLVMRHYEGFMS, from the coding sequence ATGCTAGCGGCCCTACGTAATGCTTTCAAGATCCCGGAGCTGAGGAAACGAATATTATATACCGTCGCGTTACTGGTGGTGTTTAGGATAGGTACCCACGCACCTGTCCCCGGGGTAGATGCGCGGGCTCTTGCCGAAGGGTTAAACATTGCCGGAGGCGGAATCTTCGGCTTCCTGGATATGTTTGCCGGCGGAGCGTTGGAGCGTTTCAGTTTGTTCGCCATGGGGGTTAGTCCCTACATTACTGCATCGATTATCCTGCAGCTTTTAACGGCGGTGGTACCCAGTCTGGAAGCCTTAGCGAAGGAAGGCCCTGAGGGACGACGGAAGTTACAGGACTACACCCGGTACGGCACCGTGGTGCTCGGCATCTTTCAGGCGTTGGGGACGACGATGCTTGCTCGGAACTATGGAGTCCTTGCCTTTCCAGGCCTGGGTGGGATCCTATTGATCGTGGTCACCCTGACGGCAGGGACCGTGTTCTTGATGTGGCTGGGTGAGAAAATAACGGAGAACGGTATCGGCAATGGCGTGTCCTTGTTGATCTTCACCGGTATCGTGGCAAGACTACCGGGGTCCACATGGTTGACCATTCGTTCTATCGGTCAAGGGGGACTCAGTCCGGTAAGCTTTATCGCGTTCTTGGTGATTGCGGTAGTAGTAATCGGCGGTGTGATCCTGATTCAGGAAGGTCAACGTCGCATCCCTGTGCAGTACGCCAAGCGAGTGGTGGGCCGCAGAGTCTATGGCGGACAAAGCACCTACATCCCCCTGCGGGTAAACCAAGCCGGGGTGATGCCGGTGATCTTTGCCTCCTCGGTGTTGACTTTTCCGCTGACCCTGGCCCAGTTCATTCCTGCGCTGTCAGGTTTAACGCGCTGGCTTGACGTAGGGACGATCGGTTATAATATTCTGTATGTGGCGCTGACTATCTTTTTCACCTATTTTTATACCGCGGTAACCTTCGACCCGAAGGATATCGCCGACAACATGCGGAAACACGGTGGGTTTATTCCCGGTTTACGACCTGGATGGCCAACAACTCAGTACCTGGAGCGGGTCCTCACAAGGATTACGTTGGTGGGTGCGATCTTTTTGGCCGTGATCGCCGTATCACCATACTTGATGGCTACCATCACAAGGGTCCCTATGAACTTGTTCTACTTTGGTGGTACCGGCTTGCTGATTATGGTCGGCGTGGCATTGGACACAATGAAGCAAATCGAAGCCCACTTAGTCATGAGGCATTACGAGGGATTCATGTCGTAA